A region of Nocardioides sp. JS614 DNA encodes the following proteins:
- a CDS encoding Rieske (2Fe-2S) protein has translation MSRGISRRQTLTGAAAVGVGVPLLAACGGGTGASPSSGPTVGSGEKLGPASDIPVGGGRIYADQKIVVTQPTAGEFHGFSSICTHQGCPVTSVQDGTINCTCHGSRFSIQDGSVSNGPATQPLPTVKVTVAGGEVSTA, from the coding sequence GTGAGCAGGGGCATTTCACGACGCCAGACCCTGACCGGAGCAGCCGCGGTGGGGGTCGGCGTACCCCTCCTCGCCGCCTGCGGCGGGGGGACCGGTGCGAGCCCGAGCAGTGGACCCACGGTGGGGTCTGGGGAGAAGCTGGGCCCCGCCTCGGACATCCCGGTCGGTGGCGGCCGGATCTACGCCGACCAGAAGATCGTCGTGACGCAGCCGACCGCGGGGGAGTTCCACGGGTTCTCCTCGATCTGCACCCACCAAGGGTGCCCGGTCACGTCGGTCCAGGACGGCACCATCAACTGCACCTGCCACGGCAGCAGGTTCTCCATCCAGGACGGCTCCGTGTCCAACGGCCCGGCGACCCAGCCGCTGCCGACGGTCAAGGTGACCGTGGCGGGCGGCGAGGTCAGCACCGCTTGA
- a CDS encoding gluconeogenesis factor YvcK family protein, with translation MTLNRAQAVVAFGGGHGLAASLQALRILVDELVVDDLTAVVTVADNGGSSGRLRSEFGVLPPGDLRMALAALCGANQWGDTWARVLQHRFAGQGDMRGHVIGNLLIVGLWEQLGDPVAALDWVGRLLGTSGRVLPMALTPLDITAEVRGLAGGRGLTTVRGQVEVATTDGVIASIALDPPDPRPCPEAIDAVRAADWLVLGPGSWFTSVIPHLMVPALHEAIVTSQARVVVTLNLDEQAGETPGFAAADHLAVLAEHAPDLRIDTVLADERSVRDGLDDLLEVVDATGAQLAVADVACDDGTARHDPAKLASSYARILGAGDIDRTVTRR, from the coding sequence ATGACGTTGAACCGCGCTCAGGCGGTGGTCGCCTTCGGCGGTGGCCACGGTCTCGCCGCCTCCCTGCAGGCCCTCCGGATCCTCGTCGACGAGCTGGTCGTCGACGACCTGACGGCTGTCGTCACCGTCGCGGACAACGGCGGCTCCTCGGGGCGGCTCCGCTCGGAGTTCGGCGTGCTGCCGCCGGGCGACCTGCGGATGGCGCTCGCGGCGCTGTGCGGGGCCAACCAGTGGGGAGACACCTGGGCCCGCGTGCTCCAGCATCGCTTCGCCGGGCAGGGCGACATGCGCGGCCACGTCATCGGCAACCTGCTGATCGTCGGCCTGTGGGAGCAGCTCGGCGACCCGGTCGCGGCGCTGGACTGGGTCGGTCGGCTGCTGGGCACCTCGGGGCGGGTGCTGCCGATGGCACTGACCCCGCTGGACATCACCGCCGAGGTCCGCGGGCTCGCCGGGGGCCGTGGGCTGACCACGGTCCGCGGGCAGGTGGAGGTCGCCACCACCGACGGCGTGATCGCCTCGATCGCGCTCGATCCGCCCGATCCCCGGCCGTGCCCCGAGGCGATCGACGCGGTGCGCGCGGCCGACTGGCTGGTGCTCGGCCCGGGCTCGTGGTTCACCTCCGTGATCCCACACCTGATGGTGCCGGCGCTGCACGAGGCGATCGTGACGAGCCAGGCTCGGGTCGTGGTGACCCTCAACCTCGACGAGCAGGCGGGGGAGACCCCCGGGTTCGCCGCTGCCGACCACCTCGCGGTGCTCGCCGAGCACGCCCCGGACCTGCGGATCGACACCGTGCTGGCCGACGAGCGGAGCGTGCGTGACGGCCTGGACGACCTGCTCGAGGTGGTCGACGCGACCGGGGCCCAGCTGGCCGTCGCCGACGTCGCCTGCGACGACGGCACCGCGCGGCACGACCCGGCCAAGCTGGCGTCGTCGTACGCCCGGATCCTCGGCGCTGGGGATATCGACCGGACCGTCACACGTCGTTGA
- a CDS encoding MBL fold metallo-hydrolase, producing MTEAHDYTGAVRPGGPPDVRTLAHLSITKVAVDEQMSNNCYLLRCRETGAQLLVDAAAEPATLLPLIGETGLTAVVTTHQHWDHHRALADIVAATGAEVVVGLPDAAAVTEQTGVEVTRTVSEGDTVAVGTCTLQVITIAGHTPGSVALLYDDTASEGGRPHLFTGDSLFPGGVGNTFGDEAAFAQLIDDVETKIFQRLPDDTWFYPGHGDDSTLGAERPHLGEWRARGW from the coding sequence ATGACCGAGGCGCACGACTACACCGGGGCGGTGCGGCCCGGCGGGCCGCCTGACGTACGCACGCTGGCGCACCTGTCGATCACCAAGGTCGCCGTCGACGAGCAGATGTCGAACAACTGCTACCTGCTGCGCTGCCGGGAGACGGGCGCCCAGCTCCTCGTCGACGCGGCAGCCGAGCCCGCGACGCTGCTGCCGCTCATCGGGGAGACGGGCCTGACGGCTGTCGTCACGACCCACCAGCACTGGGACCACCACCGGGCGCTCGCCGACATCGTCGCGGCCACCGGCGCGGAGGTGGTCGTCGGCCTACCCGACGCCGCGGCCGTCACCGAGCAGACCGGGGTCGAGGTGACCCGCACGGTCTCCGAGGGCGACACCGTGGCCGTCGGCACGTGCACGCTCCAGGTGATCACGATCGCCGGCCACACCCCCGGATCGGTCGCGCTGCTGTACGACGACACCGCGTCCGAGGGCGGTCGCCCCCACCTGTTCACCGGCGACTCGCTGTTCCCGGGCGGCGTCGGCAACACGTTCGGCGACGAGGCGGCCTTCGCCCAGCTCATCGACGACGTCGAGACGAAGATCTTCCAGCGGCTCCCCGACGACACCTGGTTCTACCCCGGCCACGGGGACGACTCCACGCTCGGCGCCGAGCGTCCGCACCTCGGCGAGTGGCGCGCCCGCGGCTGGTGA
- the gap gene encoding type I glyceraldehyde-3-phosphate dehydrogenase: MTVRVGINGFGRIGRNFFRAVVASGADIEIVAVNDLTDNKTLATLLKYDSILGRLEGDVTSTETEITAAGHTFRVFEERDPSALPWGELGADIVIESTGLFTDATKAKAHIDGGAKKVIISAPAKNEDVTIVMGVNEGDYDPAAHTIISNASCTTNCLAPMAKVLNDEFGIVKGLMTTVHAYTGDQNLLDGPHRDLRRARAAATNIVPTSTGAAKAIGLVLPELKGKLDGYALRVPVPTGSATDLTFEAGRETTVEEVNAVVKAAADGKILRYNEDPIVSSDITTDPASCIFDAPLTKVIGNQVKVVGWYDNEWGYSNRLVDLVDYVAASL; encoded by the coding sequence GTGACCGTTCGAGTGGGTATCAACGGGTTCGGCCGGATCGGCCGCAACTTCTTCCGGGCCGTCGTGGCCTCCGGCGCCGACATCGAGATCGTGGCCGTCAACGACCTGACGGACAACAAGACCCTGGCGACCCTGCTGAAGTACGACTCGATCCTGGGTCGCCTCGAGGGTGACGTCACGTCGACCGAGACCGAGATCACGGCCGCCGGCCACACCTTCCGGGTCTTCGAGGAGCGCGACCCGAGCGCGCTTCCGTGGGGCGAGCTGGGTGCCGACATCGTGATCGAGTCGACCGGCCTGTTCACCGACGCGACCAAGGCGAAGGCCCACATCGACGGCGGTGCCAAGAAGGTCATCATCTCCGCGCCCGCGAAGAACGAGGACGTCACGATCGTGATGGGCGTCAACGAGGGCGACTACGACCCGGCCGCGCACACGATCATCTCGAACGCGTCCTGCACCACCAACTGCCTCGCGCCGATGGCGAAGGTGCTCAACGACGAGTTCGGCATCGTCAAGGGCCTGATGACCACCGTGCACGCCTACACCGGCGACCAGAACCTGCTCGACGGCCCGCACCGCGACCTGCGCCGGGCGCGCGCCGCGGCGACCAACATCGTGCCGACCTCGACCGGCGCCGCCAAGGCGATCGGCCTGGTCCTGCCGGAGCTCAAGGGCAAGCTCGACGGCTACGCCCTCCGGGTGCCGGTGCCCACCGGCTCGGCCACCGACCTCACCTTCGAGGCCGGCCGGGAGACGACCGTCGAGGAGGTCAACGCCGTGGTCAAGGCTGCGGCCGACGGCAAGATCCTGCGCTACAACGAGGACCCGATCGTCTCCTCCGACATCACCACCGACCCGGCGTCCTGCATCTTCGACGCGCCGCTGACCAAGGTCATCGGCAACCAGGTCAAGGTGGTCGGCTGGTACGACAACGAGTGGGGCTACTCCAACCGGCTCGTCGACCTCGTCGACTACGTCGCGGCCTCCCTCTGA
- the rapZ gene encoding RNase adapter RapZ produces the protein MPSNSASERSTTIPDRTPGELVVVTGMTGAGRSTAAKELEDLGYYVVDNLPPSLLRDVVRLVDETRGTAQPIAVVVDVRSGSFFQTLQANLAQGATGRHATLVFLEADDDVLVRRQEAARRPHPLQGGGRLIDGLVRERGVLADLRGDADLVIDTTGLNVHQLTDRIADAFGTPDTVRLKVTVISFGFKYGIPVDADFVADMRFLPNPHWIPELRPRTGRDAAVADYVMAQPAAAEFLDAYVPVLEGVASGYLREGKRFMTIAIGCTGGKHRSVAMTEEISRRLGEAGYETRSTHRDLGRE, from the coding sequence GTGCCCAGCAACAGCGCGAGCGAGCGGTCGACGACGATCCCGGACCGAACCCCCGGCGAGCTGGTCGTCGTGACCGGCATGACCGGAGCCGGCCGCAGCACGGCGGCCAAGGAGCTCGAGGACCTCGGGTACTACGTGGTCGACAACCTGCCGCCGAGCCTGCTCCGCGACGTGGTCCGGCTGGTCGACGAGACTCGCGGTACTGCGCAGCCGATCGCGGTGGTCGTCGACGTACGGTCCGGTTCCTTCTTCCAGACCCTGCAGGCCAACCTCGCCCAGGGCGCGACCGGGCGGCACGCGACGCTGGTGTTCCTGGAGGCGGACGACGACGTCCTCGTCCGCCGACAGGAGGCCGCGCGGCGGCCGCACCCGCTCCAGGGCGGGGGGCGGCTGATCGACGGGCTGGTCCGCGAGCGCGGCGTGCTCGCGGACCTCCGCGGCGACGCCGACCTGGTGATCGACACGACCGGGCTGAACGTCCACCAGCTCACCGACCGGATCGCCGACGCGTTCGGGACCCCCGACACGGTCCGGCTCAAGGTCACGGTCATCAGCTTCGGCTTCAAGTACGGCATCCCGGTCGACGCCGACTTCGTGGCGGACATGCGGTTCCTCCCCAACCCGCACTGGATCCCCGAGCTGCGACCGCGCACCGGCCGGGACGCCGCCGTCGCCGACTACGTCATGGCGCAGCCCGCGGCAGCGGAGTTCCTCGACGCCTACGTGCCGGTGCTCGAAGGAGTGGCGAGCGGGTACCTCCGCGAGGGCAAGCGGTTCATGACGATCGCGATCGGCTGCACCGGCGGCAAGCACCGCAGCGTCGCGATGACCGAGGAGATCTCGCGGCGCCTGGGCGAGGCGGGGTACGAGACGCGGTCGACGCACCGCGACCTCGGCCGTGAGTGA
- the whiA gene encoding DNA-binding protein WhiA, which produces MAMTAQVKAELASTQVTKTCCRKAEVASMLRFAGGLHIVSGRIVVEAEFDTGAAARRLRTNIAEVYGHQSDVVMVQGNGIRKGSRYIVRVVKDGEALARQTGLLDQRGRPVRGLPPAVVSGGGCDAVAAWRGAFLAHGSLTEPGRSSALEVTCPGPEAALALVGVARRLGIHAKAREVRGVDRVVIRDGDAIGQLLTRLGAHESLMAWEERRMRREVRATANRLANFDDANLRRSARAAVAAGARVDRAMEILGEEVPDHLRMAGQLRLEHKQASLEELGQLHDPVLTKDAIAGRIRRLLAMADKRAEELGIPDTESSLTPDMLADEG; this is translated from the coding sequence ATGGCGATGACGGCACAGGTGAAGGCGGAGCTGGCCAGCACCCAGGTCACGAAGACGTGCTGCCGGAAGGCCGAGGTGGCCTCGATGCTGCGATTCGCGGGCGGCCTGCACATCGTCAGCGGGCGGATCGTGGTGGAGGCCGAGTTCGACACCGGCGCGGCCGCCCGACGGCTGCGTACCAACATCGCCGAGGTCTACGGCCACCAGTCCGACGTGGTCATGGTGCAGGGCAACGGGATCCGCAAGGGCAGCCGCTACATCGTCCGCGTGGTCAAGGACGGCGAGGCGCTCGCCCGCCAGACCGGCCTCCTGGACCAGCGCGGCCGGCCGGTACGCGGCCTGCCGCCCGCGGTCGTCTCCGGCGGCGGTTGCGACGCCGTGGCCGCCTGGCGCGGAGCCTTCCTCGCGCACGGCTCGCTCACCGAGCCCGGCCGGTCCTCCGCGCTCGAGGTGACCTGTCCGGGTCCGGAGGCGGCGCTCGCCCTGGTCGGTGTCGCGCGCCGGCTGGGCATCCACGCCAAGGCCCGCGAGGTCCGCGGGGTCGACCGCGTCGTCATCCGGGACGGTGACGCGATCGGCCAGCTGCTCACGCGTCTCGGCGCGCACGAGTCGCTGATGGCGTGGGAGGAGCGCCGGATGCGGCGCGAGGTCCGGGCCACCGCGAACCGGCTGGCCAACTTCGACGACGCCAACCTGCGCCGCTCGGCGCGCGCGGCCGTGGCGGCCGGCGCGCGGGTCGACCGGGCCATGGAGATCCTCGGCGAGGAGGTCCCCGACCACCTGCGGATGGCCGGACAGCTGCGCCTGGAGCACAAGCAGGCCTCCCTCGAGGAGCTCGGCCAGCTGCACGACCCGGTGCTGACCAAGGACGCCATCGCGGGCCGGATCCGCAGGCTGCTGGCCATGGCCGACAAGCGCGCCGAGGAGCTCGGCATCCCCGACACCGAGTCCTCGCTGACCCCGGACATGCTTGCCGACGAGGGATAA
- the uvrC gene encoding excinuclease ABC subunit UvrC, whose product MPPARPPRSTRGALSYRPQPGSIPTQPGVYRFRDARGRVIYVGKAKNLRARLSSYFQDVAHLHPRTATMVTTAASVEWTVVKTEVEALQLEYSWIKEFDPRFNVKYRDDKSYPWLAVTVGEEFPRVMVGRGAKRKGTRYFGPYSHAWAIRETVDLLLRVFPMRSCSNGVFKRSAQIGRPCLLGYIDKCAAPCVGNVTAEEHRAIVDDFCDFMAGHTTAFVKRIEREMYAASDALDFEKAARLRDDLGALNKALEKQAVVLGDGTDADVIALAEDPLEVAVQIFYVRGGRIRGQRGWVADRVDEGGTAELVDDFLLQLYAGAGADEIPREILVPALPPDVATYESLLGDLRGSKVAIRVPQRGDKRNLQETVAQNAGQALALHKTKRASDLTTRNRALEEIQDALGLDEVPLRIECYDVSNLQGTEVVASMVVFEDGLARKSEYRRFVIRGVDGQNDVASMDEVITRRFRRLLDEQGTSQSVVTESGPMLVDPETGRPRKFAYAPGLVVVDGGPPQVAAAQRALSELGIVDIPVCGLAKRLEEVWLPGQEDPVILPRSSEGLYLLQRIRDEAHRFAITHHRSRRSKSMVESLLDDVPGLGEVRRKTLLKHFGSLKRLRAATVDEIALVPGIGPRTAGAIKDALARTSRETGPAIVSVNTATGEIEEG is encoded by the coding sequence GTGCCTCCTGCTCGACCGCCCCGCTCCACGCGAGGCGCGCTGTCCTACCGGCCGCAGCCCGGCTCCATCCCCACCCAGCCGGGGGTCTACCGGTTCCGCGACGCCCGCGGGCGGGTGATCTACGTCGGCAAGGCGAAGAACCTGCGCGCCCGGCTGTCGTCGTACTTCCAGGACGTCGCACACCTGCACCCGCGCACCGCCACGATGGTGACGACCGCTGCGAGCGTCGAGTGGACGGTCGTCAAGACCGAGGTCGAGGCGCTGCAGCTGGAGTACTCCTGGATCAAGGAGTTCGACCCGCGGTTCAACGTGAAGTACCGCGACGACAAGTCGTACCCGTGGCTCGCGGTCACCGTGGGCGAGGAGTTCCCGCGCGTCATGGTCGGCCGCGGCGCCAAGCGCAAGGGCACCCGCTACTTCGGGCCCTACAGCCACGCCTGGGCGATCCGCGAGACCGTCGACCTGCTGCTGCGGGTGTTCCCGATGCGCTCGTGCAGCAACGGGGTGTTCAAGCGCTCGGCGCAGATCGGCCGGCCGTGCCTGCTCGGCTACATCGACAAGTGCGCGGCGCCGTGCGTCGGCAACGTGACCGCCGAGGAGCACCGGGCGATCGTCGACGACTTCTGCGACTTCATGGCCGGCCACACCACCGCGTTCGTGAAGCGCATCGAGCGCGAGATGTACGCCGCCTCCGACGCGCTCGACTTCGAGAAGGCGGCACGCCTGCGCGACGACCTCGGTGCCCTCAACAAGGCCCTGGAGAAGCAGGCCGTGGTGCTCGGCGACGGCACCGACGCGGACGTGATCGCGCTCGCCGAGGACCCGCTCGAGGTCGCGGTGCAGATCTTCTACGTGCGCGGCGGACGGATCCGCGGTCAGCGCGGCTGGGTGGCCGATCGCGTGGACGAGGGCGGCACCGCCGAGCTGGTCGACGACTTCCTCCTCCAGCTGTACGCCGGTGCGGGTGCGGACGAGATCCCCCGCGAGATCCTGGTCCCGGCCCTGCCGCCGGACGTGGCGACGTACGAATCCCTCCTCGGCGACCTCCGCGGCTCGAAGGTGGCGATCCGGGTGCCACAGCGCGGTGACAAGAGGAACCTGCAGGAGACCGTCGCGCAGAACGCCGGCCAGGCGCTGGCGCTGCACAAGACCAAGCGGGCCAGCGACCTCACGACCCGCAACCGGGCGCTGGAGGAGATCCAGGACGCCCTCGGGCTGGACGAGGTCCCGTTGCGGATCGAGTGCTACGACGTCTCCAACCTCCAGGGGACCGAGGTGGTTGCGTCGATGGTGGTCTTCGAGGACGGGCTCGCCCGCAAGAGCGAGTACCGCCGCTTCGTGATCCGCGGCGTGGACGGCCAGAACGACGTCGCGTCCATGGACGAGGTGATCACCCGCCGGTTCCGTCGACTGCTCGACGAGCAGGGGACCAGCCAGTCGGTGGTCACCGAGAGCGGCCCGATGCTCGTGGATCCCGAGACCGGTCGGCCGCGCAAGTTCGCCTACGCACCGGGCCTCGTGGTGGTCGACGGCGGGCCGCCCCAGGTGGCCGCGGCCCAACGGGCGCTGAGCGAGCTCGGGATCGTCGACATCCCCGTGTGCGGGCTGGCCAAGCGCCTGGAGGAGGTGTGGCTCCCTGGGCAGGAGGACCCGGTGATCCTGCCCAGGTCCAGCGAGGGGCTCTACCTGCTCCAGCGGATCCGTGACGAGGCGCACCGCTTCGCGATCACCCACCACCGGTCGCGGCGCTCGAAGTCGATGGTGGAGAGCCTGCTCGACGACGTGCCGGGGCTCGGTGAGGTGCGTCGCAAGACGCTGCTCAAGCACTTCGGCTCACTGAAGCGGCTGCGTGCGGCCACCGTGGACGAGATCGCTCTGGTGCCGGGCATCGGTCCGCGCACCGCCGGCGCGATCAAGGATGCGTTGGCCCGGACCAGCCGCGAGACTGGGCCTGCCATCGTCAGCGTCAACACCGCCACCGGCGAGATCGAGGAGGGCTAG
- a CDS encoding maleylpyruvate isomerase family mycothiol-dependent enzyme: protein MPDTQPSPAAVSFAEVLLPEATRALIRTADALEDPEYAAPSRLPGWTRAHVLAHLALNAEGLTGALAGIVEGRRVPMYASQEARNTDIEELAGKTPTAIRTRLLGACTDLTDAIAAVPDDAWDTTIDRVPDGPAFPALAVPGMRLREVEIHHADLAAGYDRSQWSPELTAHVLDTAVTRGATGTAFTAHATDLDRSWSYGDPAGGGPTVSGTAADLAWWLTGRGAGEGLTSDGGELPRIEEW from the coding sequence ATGCCCGACACCCAGCCCAGCCCGGCAGCCGTCTCCTTCGCCGAGGTGCTGCTTCCCGAGGCGACCCGCGCCCTGATCCGCACGGCCGACGCGCTCGAGGACCCCGAGTACGCCGCGCCCAGCCGACTGCCCGGCTGGACCCGCGCCCACGTGCTGGCCCACCTGGCGCTCAACGCCGAGGGCCTCACCGGCGCGCTCGCCGGCATCGTCGAGGGCCGCCGGGTCCCGATGTACGCCTCGCAGGAGGCGCGGAACACCGACATCGAGGAGCTCGCCGGCAAGACGCCGACGGCGATCCGGACCCGACTGCTCGGCGCCTGCACCGACCTGACCGACGCCATCGCCGCCGTCCCGGACGACGCCTGGGACACCACGATCGACCGGGTCCCGGACGGGCCCGCCTTCCCCGCGCTCGCCGTGCCCGGCATGCGGTTGCGCGAGGTGGAGATCCACCACGCGGACCTGGCAGCGGGCTACGACCGGTCGCAGTGGTCCCCGGAGCTGACCGCACACGTCCTCGACACCGCCGTGACCCGCGGCGCGACCGGGACCGCATTCACGGCCCACGCCACCGACCTGGACCGCTCCTGGAGCTACGGAGACCCGGCCGGCGGCGGACCGACGGTATCGGGCACCGCGGCCGACCTCGCGTGGTGGCTCACCGGTCGAGGAGCCGGCGAGGGGCTGACCAGCGACGGCGGCGAGCTCCCGCGGATCGAGGAGTGGTGA
- the uvrA gene encoding excinuclease ABC subunit UvrA, protein MADQLIIRGAREHNLKDVSIDLPRDSLIVFTGLSGSGKSSLAFDTIFAEGQRRYVESLSAYARQFLGQMDKPDVDFIEGLSPAVSIDQKSTSKNPRSTVGTITEVYDYLRLLYARAGRPHCPTCGAPIERQTPQQIVDRVLTLEEGRRFQVLAPVIRGRKGEYVELFKQLQTQGFSRVRVNGDTHPLDDPPQLDKQKKHTIEVVVDRLKVLESAKRRLTDSVETALQLAGGLVVLDFVDLDAKDPHRELRFSEKMSCPNEHPIDTDELEPRSFSFNSPFGACPVCHGLGTRMEVDPELVVPDRRATLGEGAIQPWSQAHVADYFLRLLGALGDELGFDLNTPWEDLSAKAQRSILDGHATKVHVVTRNRYGRQRAYYAEFEGVRSYIERRHREAESDTSRERFEGFMREVPCPACLGSRLKPVSMAVTLGGSRENGAKNIAEVCALPINEAADYLRHLDLSARERQIGEQVLKEIQERLNFLLDVGLDYLSLDRPSGSLSGGEAQRIRLATQIGAGLVGVLYVLDEPSIGLHQRDNHRLIETLVRLKDLGNTLIVVEHDEDTIRVADWVVDIGPGAGEHGGQVVHSGSVEGLLEHPDSMTGQYLSGRREIPVPPVRRPRTKGRALTVHGAREHNLRDIEVSFPLGLFVAVTGVSGSGKSTLVNDILYTSLAKQIYNARTVPGRHQRISGLEHVDKVIHVDQSPIGRTPRSNPATYTGVFDHIRKLFASTPEAKMRGYLQGRFSFNVKGGRCEACAGDGTIKIEMNFLPDVYVPCEVCHGARYNRETLEVHYKGKTIAEVLDMPIEEAAEFFAAVPAIARHMKTLVEVGLGYVRLGQPATTLSGGEAQRVKLSSELQKRSTGRTVYVLDEPTTGLHFEDIRKLLLVLGRLVDQGNTVLVIEHNLDVIKTADWLIDMGPEGGSRGGTVVAEGTPEEVAADPASFTGQFLAPLLAGRHAEQSADRAAPAEDGPRRRTTAAKAVAKKAATKKPAAKKPAAKAAATTKSPAKKSATKGAVRKAG, encoded by the coding sequence GTGGCGGACCAGCTCATCATCCGGGGAGCCCGGGAGCACAACCTCAAGGACGTCTCGATCGATCTTCCCCGAGACTCGCTGATCGTCTTCACCGGCCTGTCCGGCTCCGGCAAGTCCTCCCTGGCCTTCGACACGATCTTCGCCGAGGGCCAGCGTCGCTACGTCGAGTCGCTCTCGGCGTACGCACGCCAGTTCCTCGGCCAGATGGACAAGCCGGACGTCGACTTCATCGAGGGCCTGTCCCCGGCGGTGTCCATCGACCAGAAGTCCACCTCGAAGAACCCGCGCTCGACCGTGGGCACCATCACCGAGGTCTATGACTACCTGCGCCTGCTCTACGCGCGGGCCGGCCGGCCGCACTGCCCGACGTGTGGTGCCCCGATCGAGCGGCAGACCCCGCAGCAGATCGTCGACCGGGTGCTGACCCTCGAGGAGGGACGGCGGTTCCAGGTCCTCGCGCCGGTGATCCGGGGCCGCAAAGGCGAGTACGTCGAGCTGTTCAAGCAGCTGCAGACCCAGGGCTTCTCCCGGGTCCGGGTCAACGGCGACACGCACCCGCTGGACGACCCGCCCCAGCTCGACAAGCAGAAGAAGCACACGATCGAGGTGGTCGTCGACCGGCTCAAGGTCCTGGAGTCCGCCAAGCGGCGCCTCACCGACTCGGTCGAGACCGCGCTGCAGCTGGCCGGCGGGCTGGTCGTCCTCGACTTCGTGGACCTGGACGCGAAGGACCCGCACCGTGAGCTGCGGTTCAGCGAGAAGATGTCCTGCCCCAACGAGCACCCGATCGACACCGACGAGCTCGAGCCGCGCTCGTTCTCCTTCAACTCCCCGTTCGGTGCCTGCCCGGTGTGCCACGGGCTCGGCACCCGGATGGAGGTCGACCCGGAGCTCGTGGTCCCCGACCGCCGGGCGACGCTGGGCGAGGGGGCGATCCAGCCCTGGAGCCAGGCGCACGTGGCCGACTACTTCCTGCGCCTGCTCGGCGCGCTCGGCGACGAGCTCGGGTTCGACCTGAACACGCCCTGGGAGGACCTGTCGGCGAAGGCGCAGCGGTCGATCCTCGACGGGCATGCCACCAAGGTGCACGTCGTCACCCGCAACCGTTACGGCCGCCAGCGCGCCTACTACGCGGAGTTCGAGGGGGTGCGCAGCTACATCGAGCGCCGGCACCGCGAGGCGGAGTCCGACACCAGCCGGGAGCGCTTCGAGGGCTTCATGCGCGAGGTGCCGTGCCCGGCCTGCCTCGGCAGCCGCCTCAAGCCGGTGTCGATGGCCGTGACGCTCGGCGGGAGCCGGGAGAACGGCGCCAAGAACATCGCCGAGGTGTGTGCGCTGCCGATCAACGAGGCCGCCGACTACCTGCGCCACCTCGACCTGTCCGCCCGCGAGCGCCAGATCGGCGAGCAGGTCCTCAAGGAGATCCAGGAGCGGCTGAACTTCCTCCTCGATGTCGGCCTCGACTACCTCTCCCTGGACCGGCCGTCCGGCTCGCTGTCGGGTGGCGAGGCCCAGCGGATCCGGCTCGCCACCCAGATCGGTGCCGGGCTGGTCGGTGTGCTCTACGTGCTGGACGAGCCCTCGATCGGGCTGCACCAGCGGGACAACCACCGGCTGATCGAGACCCTGGTCCGGCTCAAGGACCTCGGCAACACCCTGATCGTCGTCGAGCACGACGAGGACACCATCCGGGTCGCCGACTGGGTTGTCGACATCGGCCCGGGGGCCGGCGAGCACGGCGGCCAGGTGGTCCACAGCGGCAGCGTCGAGGGCCTGTTGGAGCACCCCGACTCGATGACCGGTCAGTACCTCTCCGGCCGGCGCGAGATCCCGGTGCCCCCGGTGCGGCGACCGCGCACCAAGGGCCGGGCGCTGACGGTGCACGGCGCCCGCGAGCACAACCTGCGCGACATCGAGGTCTCGTTCCCGCTCGGCCTGTTCGTCGCGGTCACGGGCGTCTCGGGCTCCGGCAAGTCCACGCTGGTCAACGACATCCTCTACACGTCGCTGGCCAAGCAGATCTACAACGCCCGCACGGTGCCGGGTCGGCACCAGCGGATCTCCGGCCTCGAGCACGTCGACAAGGTGATCCACGTCGACCAGTCGCCGATCGGTCGCACCCCGCGGTCCAACCCGGCGACGTACACCGGGGTCTTCGACCACATCCGCAAGCTGTTCGCCTCGACCCCGGAGGCGAAGATGCGCGGCTACCTCCAGGGCAGGTTCTCGTTCAACGTCAAGGGCGGCCGCTGCGAGGCGTGCGCCGGCGACGGCACGATCAAGATCGAGATGAACTTCCTACCCGATGTCTACGTCCCCTGCGAGGTGTGCCACGGCGCCCGCTACAACCGGGAGACGCTCGAGGTCCACTACAAGGGCAAGACCATCGCCGAGGTCCTCGACATGCCGATCGAGGAGGCCGCGGAGTTCTTCGCGGCGGTGCCCGCGATCGCGCGCCACATGAAGACCCTGGTGGAGGTCGGGCTCGGCTACGTGCGCCTCGGCCAGCCGGCGACCACGCTCTCGGGCGGCGAGGCACAGCGGGTCAAGCTCTCCTCCGAGCTGCAGAAGCGGTCGACGGGCCGCACGGTCTACGTGCTCGACGAGCCGACGACCGGCCTGCACTTCGAGGACATCCGCAAGCTGCTCCTGGTGCTCGGCCGACTGGTCGACCAGGGCAACACGGTGCTGGTGATCGAGCACAACCTCGACGTGATCAAGACCGCTGACTGGCTGATCGACATGGGCCCCGAGGGCGGCTCGCGCGGTGGCACCGTGGTGGCCGAGGGCACCCCCGAGGAGGTCGCGGCGGACCCGGCGAGCTTCACCGGCCAGTTCCTGGCCCCGCTCCTCGCGGGGCGGCACGCCGAGCAGTCCGCGGACCGGGCGGCTCCCGCCGAGGACGGCCCGCGGCGGCGGACCACGGCGGCGAAGGCGGTCGCCAAGAAGGCGGCCACGAAGAAGCCCGCCGCGAAGAAGCCCGCCGCGAAGGCGGCTGCGACCACGAAGTCTCCGGCCAAGAAGTCCGCGACCAAGGGCGCGGTCCGCAAGGCCGGCTGA